In one window of Helianthus annuus cultivar XRQ/B chromosome 17, HanXRQr2.0-SUNRISE, whole genome shotgun sequence DNA:
- the LOC118488959 gene encoding NAD(P)H-quinone oxidoreductase subunit 2 A, chloroplastic-like, which translates to MYNSPGISIALIFITVGIGFKLSPAPSHQWTPDVYEGSPTLVVAFLSVTSKVAASASATRIFDIPFYFSSNEWHLLLEILAILSMILGNLIAITQTSMKRMLAYSSIGQIGYVIIGIIVGDSNDGYASMITYMLFYISMNIGTFACIVLFGLRTGTENIREYAGLYTKDPFLALSLALCLLSLGGLPPLAGFFGKLYLFWCGW; encoded by the exons ATGTATAACTCCCCAGGAATTTCAATTGCGCTCATATTCATCACTGTAGGAATTGGGTTCAAGCTTTCCCCAGCCCCTTCTCATCAATGGACTCCTGACGTATACGAAGGA TCTCCCACTCTAGTCGTTGCTTTTCTTTCTGTTACTTCGAAAGTAgctgcttcagcttcagccactCGAATTTTCGATATTcctttttatttctcatcaaacGAATGGCATCTTCTTCTGGAAATCCTAGCTATTCTTAGCATGATATTGGGGAATCTCATTGCTATTACTCAAACAAGCATGAAACGTATGCTTGCATATTCGTCCATAGGGCAAATCGGATATGTAATTATTGGAATAATTGTTGGAGACTCAAATGATGGATATGCAAGCATGATAACTTACATGCTGTTCTATATCTCCATGAATATAGGAACTTTTGCTTGCATTGTCTTATTTGGTCTACGTACCGGAACTGAGAACATTCGAGAGTATGCAGGATTATACACGAAAGATCCTTTTTTGGCTCTCTCTTTAGCCCTATGTCTCTTATCGCTAGGAGGTCTTCCTCCACTAGCAGGTTTTTTCGGAAAACTCTATTTATTCTGGTGTGGATGGTAG